The Arachis ipaensis cultivar K30076 chromosome B07, Araip1.1, whole genome shotgun sequence genome includes a window with the following:
- the LOC107609724 gene encoding coiled-coil domain-containing protein 22 yields the protein MDVTPASGESSSSMVDGCSRDEENCILNEVDSVEVPDNGRVSFGNEESGPHVKDGGDMNVLKQKEKALIDDLASRISELELLEGELEVMKSASEMAFDKQHSVDFYADQLNEQLQAKRHNLLKLESEWDPVRKSLEEKKRSLEDSLYSSNPDLQEMLEKLRECQQEEQLILSEIRKREEEQSKLSADLAKQPKSSSRKSYTEKIKEITKNSRKQDADIERILKETREVQLDSNSIQERLHRTYAVADEIVFREAKKDATGRQIYRLLTSIHQGFEQISQKIMATDRIRREVAEYEMKLAAMTPRSLDANKPHADADIDVVVKENDYFEHPFQEK from the exons ATGGATGTAACACCTGCTTCCGGTGAATCCTCCTCAAGCATGGTGGATGGTTGTAGCAGGGATGAAGAAAATTGTATATTAAATGAAGTGGATTCGGTTGAAGTACCTGACAATGGAAGAGTTTCATTTGGAAATGAAGAAAGTGGTCCTCATGTTAAAGATGGTGGAGATATGAATGTCTTGAAACAAAAG GAAAAAGCACTCATAGATGACTTGGCTTCAAGAATTTCTGAACTAGAGCTTCTTGAAGGAGAATTGGAAGTGATGAAATCAGCATCAGAAATGGCATTTGATAAGCAACACTCCGTTGACTTCTATGCCGACCAGTTGAATGAACAACTACAAGCCAAAAGACATAACCTTTTGAAGTTGGAGTCAGAGTG GGATCCAGTAAGAAAAAGTttggaagagaagaagagaagtctCGAGGACTCTTTATATTCAAGTAATCCAGATTTACAAGAAATGCTCGAAAAGTTGCGAGAATGTCAACAGGAAGAACAGCTCATTCTATCCGAAATTAGAAAGAG GGAGGAAGAGCAATCAAAGCTCTCTGCTGATCTTGCGAAGCAGCCAAAATCATCATCGAGGAAATCATACactgaaaaaataaaagagataacAAAAAATAGTCGCAAACAGGATGCTGACATTGAGCGTATCTTGAAAGAAACTAGAGAGGTTCAATTAGACAGTAACTCTATCCAAGAACGCTTGCATCGGACGTATGCTGTTGCTGATGAAATTGTCTTTAG GGAAGCGAAGAAGGATGCTACAGGGAGGCAGATTTATAGGCTCCTCACTAGCATCCACCAAGGTTTTGAACAAATATCTCAGAAAATCATGGCAACTGATAGAATCAGAAGAGAAGTTGCAGAGTATGAAATGAAATTAGCAGCTATGACCCCAAGAAGCTTAGATGCAAACAAACCACATGCTGATGCTGATATCGATGTCGTCGTTAAGGAAAATGATTATTTTGAGCATCCATTCCAGGAGAAGTGA
- the LOC107609920 gene encoding nucleotide-sugar uncharacterized transporter 2 isoform X1, with protein sequence MGWFDLLWREEGRKLIKRKDSDAGEAGRALEELRASLYNELRTSEGAKRQQQRYCGPVAALSFNFMVAVGIIMANKLVMGKVGFKFPIFLTFVHYITAWVLLAIFKALSVLPVSPPSKTTPFSSLFALGVVMAFASGLANTSLKYNSIGFYQMAKIAVTPTIVLAEFVLFGKTISFKKVLALAVVSVGVAVATVTDLEFNLFGALVAIAWIIPSAINKILWSSLQQQGNWTALALMWKTTPVTVFFLGALMPWIDPPGVLSFQWDVNNSTAILISALLGFLLQWSGALALGATSATTHVVLGQFKTCVILLGGYLIFNSDPGIVSIGGAVVALTGMSVYTTLNLQESKDNTKQLPKQVVTKSVGEGSTDLNVNSTSIVV encoded by the exons ATGGGGTGGTTTGATTTGCTGTGGAGAGAAGAGGGAAGAAAACTCATCAAAAGAAAAGATAGTGATGCAGGAGAAGCAG GTAGAGCACTGGAAGAGCTCAGAGCTTCTCTCTACAATGAGCTCCGAACCTCCGAAGGAGCGAAGCGCCAACAGCAAAGATACTGTGGACCGGTGGCTGCATTGTCCTTCAACTTCATGGTTGCTGTTGGGATCATCATGGCAAACAAATTG GTGATGGGGAAAGTTGGATTCAAGTTCCCAATATTCCTCACATTTGTTCACTACATCACAGCATGGGTTCTCCTTGCAATTTTCAAGGCATTATCAGTGCTTCCTGTGTCACCTCCATCAAAAACAACTCCATTCTCTTCTCTATTTGCATTAGGTGTTGTAATGGCCTTTGCCTCTGGCCTTGCCAACACTAGCCTCAAGTATAACAG TATTGGTTTCTACCAAATGGCTAAAATTGCTGTCACCCCAACAATTGTTCTTGCTGAGTTTGTACTTTTTGGGAAGACAATTTCTTTTAAAAAG GTCTTGGCTTTGGCTGTGGTATCAGTAGGTGTAGCAGTTGCAACTGTAACAGATTTAGAGTTCAATTTATTTGGTGCTCTGGTTGCAATTGCATGGATAATACCAAGTGCCATAAATAAGATTTTATGGTCTAGTCTACAACAGCAAGGAAATTGGACTGCCCTGGC GTTGATGTGGAAGACAACCCCAGTGACAGTTTTCTTCCTAGGGGCATTGATGCCATGGATAGATCCTCCAGGAGTCCTATCCTTTCAGTGGGATGTAAACAACTCAACTGCAATCTTGATATCTGCTCTTCTTGGTTTTCTCTTACAGTGGTCAGGTGCATTGGCATTAGG GGCCACTTCAGCTACCACACATGTTGTGTTAGGACAGTTCAAAACATGTGTGATTCTTCTTGGAGGGTATCTGATATTCAACTCAGATCCTGGGATTGTGAGCATTGGAGGTGCTGTTGTTGCTCTCACTGGAATGTCAGTCTACACAACACTCAACTTGCAAGAATCTAAGGATAACACCAAGCAGCTTCCAAAGCAGGTTGTAACAAAATCTGTTGGTGAAGGCAGCACAGACTTGAATGTAAATAGTACAAGCATTGTTGTCTAA
- the LOC107609920 gene encoding nucleotide-sugar uncharacterized transporter 2 isoform X3 → MQEKQSGRALEELRASLYNELRTSEGAKRQQQRYCGPVAALSFNFMVAVGIIMANKLVMGKVGFKFPIFLTFVHYITAWVLLAIFKALSVLPVSPPSKTTPFSSLFALGVVMAFASGLANTSLKYNSIGFYQMAKIAVTPTIVLAEFVLFGKTISFKKVLALAVVSVGVAVATVTDLEFNLFGALVAIAWIIPSAINKILWSSLQQQGNWTALALMWKTTPVTVFFLGALMPWIDPPGVLSFQWDVNNSTAILISALLGFLLQWSGALALGATSATTHVVLGQFKTCVILLGGYLIFNSDPGIVSIGGAVVALTGMSVYTTLNLQESKDNTKQLPKQVVTKSVGEGSTDLNVNSTSIVV, encoded by the exons ATGCAGGAGAAGCAG TCAGGTAGAGCACTGGAAGAGCTCAGAGCTTCTCTCTACAATGAGCTCCGAACCTCCGAAGGAGCGAAGCGCCAACAGCAAAGATACTGTGGACCGGTGGCTGCATTGTCCTTCAACTTCATGGTTGCTGTTGGGATCATCATGGCAAACAAATTG GTGATGGGGAAAGTTGGATTCAAGTTCCCAATATTCCTCACATTTGTTCACTACATCACAGCATGGGTTCTCCTTGCAATTTTCAAGGCATTATCAGTGCTTCCTGTGTCACCTCCATCAAAAACAACTCCATTCTCTTCTCTATTTGCATTAGGTGTTGTAATGGCCTTTGCCTCTGGCCTTGCCAACACTAGCCTCAAGTATAACAG TATTGGTTTCTACCAAATGGCTAAAATTGCTGTCACCCCAACAATTGTTCTTGCTGAGTTTGTACTTTTTGGGAAGACAATTTCTTTTAAAAAG GTCTTGGCTTTGGCTGTGGTATCAGTAGGTGTAGCAGTTGCAACTGTAACAGATTTAGAGTTCAATTTATTTGGTGCTCTGGTTGCAATTGCATGGATAATACCAAGTGCCATAAATAAGATTTTATGGTCTAGTCTACAACAGCAAGGAAATTGGACTGCCCTGGC GTTGATGTGGAAGACAACCCCAGTGACAGTTTTCTTCCTAGGGGCATTGATGCCATGGATAGATCCTCCAGGAGTCCTATCCTTTCAGTGGGATGTAAACAACTCAACTGCAATCTTGATATCTGCTCTTCTTGGTTTTCTCTTACAGTGGTCAGGTGCATTGGCATTAGG GGCCACTTCAGCTACCACACATGTTGTGTTAGGACAGTTCAAAACATGTGTGATTCTTCTTGGAGGGTATCTGATATTCAACTCAGATCCTGGGATTGTGAGCATTGGAGGTGCTGTTGTTGCTCTCACTGGAATGTCAGTCTACACAACACTCAACTTGCAAGAATCTAAGGATAACACCAAGCAGCTTCCAAAGCAGGTTGTAACAAAATCTGTTGGTGAAGGCAGCACAGACTTGAATGTAAATAGTACAAGCATTGTTGTCTAA
- the LOC107609920 gene encoding nucleotide-sugar uncharacterized transporter 2 isoform X2, which yields MSLHLSFIACKQSGRALEELRASLYNELRTSEGAKRQQQRYCGPVAALSFNFMVAVGIIMANKLVMGKVGFKFPIFLTFVHYITAWVLLAIFKALSVLPVSPPSKTTPFSSLFALGVVMAFASGLANTSLKYNSIGFYQMAKIAVTPTIVLAEFVLFGKTISFKKVLALAVVSVGVAVATVTDLEFNLFGALVAIAWIIPSAINKILWSSLQQQGNWTALALMWKTTPVTVFFLGALMPWIDPPGVLSFQWDVNNSTAILISALLGFLLQWSGALALGATSATTHVVLGQFKTCVILLGGYLIFNSDPGIVSIGGAVVALTGMSVYTTLNLQESKDNTKQLPKQVVTKSVGEGSTDLNVNSTSIVV from the exons ATGTCACTGCACTTAAGTTTCATTGCATGCAAACAA TCAGGTAGAGCACTGGAAGAGCTCAGAGCTTCTCTCTACAATGAGCTCCGAACCTCCGAAGGAGCGAAGCGCCAACAGCAAAGATACTGTGGACCGGTGGCTGCATTGTCCTTCAACTTCATGGTTGCTGTTGGGATCATCATGGCAAACAAATTG GTGATGGGGAAAGTTGGATTCAAGTTCCCAATATTCCTCACATTTGTTCACTACATCACAGCATGGGTTCTCCTTGCAATTTTCAAGGCATTATCAGTGCTTCCTGTGTCACCTCCATCAAAAACAACTCCATTCTCTTCTCTATTTGCATTAGGTGTTGTAATGGCCTTTGCCTCTGGCCTTGCCAACACTAGCCTCAAGTATAACAG TATTGGTTTCTACCAAATGGCTAAAATTGCTGTCACCCCAACAATTGTTCTTGCTGAGTTTGTACTTTTTGGGAAGACAATTTCTTTTAAAAAG GTCTTGGCTTTGGCTGTGGTATCAGTAGGTGTAGCAGTTGCAACTGTAACAGATTTAGAGTTCAATTTATTTGGTGCTCTGGTTGCAATTGCATGGATAATACCAAGTGCCATAAATAAGATTTTATGGTCTAGTCTACAACAGCAAGGAAATTGGACTGCCCTGGC GTTGATGTGGAAGACAACCCCAGTGACAGTTTTCTTCCTAGGGGCATTGATGCCATGGATAGATCCTCCAGGAGTCCTATCCTTTCAGTGGGATGTAAACAACTCAACTGCAATCTTGATATCTGCTCTTCTTGGTTTTCTCTTACAGTGGTCAGGTGCATTGGCATTAGG GGCCACTTCAGCTACCACACATGTTGTGTTAGGACAGTTCAAAACATGTGTGATTCTTCTTGGAGGGTATCTGATATTCAACTCAGATCCTGGGATTGTGAGCATTGGAGGTGCTGTTGTTGCTCTCACTGGAATGTCAGTCTACACAACACTCAACTTGCAAGAATCTAAGGATAACACCAAGCAGCTTCCAAAGCAGGTTGTAACAAAATCTGTTGGTGAAGGCAGCACAGACTTGAATGTAAATAGTACAAGCATTGTTGTCTAA
- the LOC107609920 gene encoding nucleotide-sugar uncharacterized transporter 2 isoform X4, producing the protein MQTSRALEELRASLYNELRTSEGAKRQQQRYCGPVAALSFNFMVAVGIIMANKLVMGKVGFKFPIFLTFVHYITAWVLLAIFKALSVLPVSPPSKTTPFSSLFALGVVMAFASGLANTSLKYNSIGFYQMAKIAVTPTIVLAEFVLFGKTISFKKVLALAVVSVGVAVATVTDLEFNLFGALVAIAWIIPSAINKILWSSLQQQGNWTALALMWKTTPVTVFFLGALMPWIDPPGVLSFQWDVNNSTAILISALLGFLLQWSGALALGATSATTHVVLGQFKTCVILLGGYLIFNSDPGIVSIGGAVVALTGMSVYTTLNLQESKDNTKQLPKQVVTKSVGEGSTDLNVNSTSIVV; encoded by the exons ATGCAAACAA GTAGAGCACTGGAAGAGCTCAGAGCTTCTCTCTACAATGAGCTCCGAACCTCCGAAGGAGCGAAGCGCCAACAGCAAAGATACTGTGGACCGGTGGCTGCATTGTCCTTCAACTTCATGGTTGCTGTTGGGATCATCATGGCAAACAAATTG GTGATGGGGAAAGTTGGATTCAAGTTCCCAATATTCCTCACATTTGTTCACTACATCACAGCATGGGTTCTCCTTGCAATTTTCAAGGCATTATCAGTGCTTCCTGTGTCACCTCCATCAAAAACAACTCCATTCTCTTCTCTATTTGCATTAGGTGTTGTAATGGCCTTTGCCTCTGGCCTTGCCAACACTAGCCTCAAGTATAACAG TATTGGTTTCTACCAAATGGCTAAAATTGCTGTCACCCCAACAATTGTTCTTGCTGAGTTTGTACTTTTTGGGAAGACAATTTCTTTTAAAAAG GTCTTGGCTTTGGCTGTGGTATCAGTAGGTGTAGCAGTTGCAACTGTAACAGATTTAGAGTTCAATTTATTTGGTGCTCTGGTTGCAATTGCATGGATAATACCAAGTGCCATAAATAAGATTTTATGGTCTAGTCTACAACAGCAAGGAAATTGGACTGCCCTGGC GTTGATGTGGAAGACAACCCCAGTGACAGTTTTCTTCCTAGGGGCATTGATGCCATGGATAGATCCTCCAGGAGTCCTATCCTTTCAGTGGGATGTAAACAACTCAACTGCAATCTTGATATCTGCTCTTCTTGGTTTTCTCTTACAGTGGTCAGGTGCATTGGCATTAGG GGCCACTTCAGCTACCACACATGTTGTGTTAGGACAGTTCAAAACATGTGTGATTCTTCTTGGAGGGTATCTGATATTCAACTCAGATCCTGGGATTGTGAGCATTGGAGGTGCTGTTGTTGCTCTCACTGGAATGTCAGTCTACACAACACTCAACTTGCAAGAATCTAAGGATAACACCAAGCAGCTTCCAAAGCAGGTTGTAACAAAATCTGTTGGTGAAGGCAGCACAGACTTGAATGTAAATAGTACAAGCATTGTTGTCTAA
- the LOC107609030 gene encoding GBF-interacting protein 1-like: protein MSGGGGSSRVPIPNNVRKTIHDIREITGKQHTDDEIYAVLRECSMDPNETAQKLLYLDTFHEVRRRRDRKKEGFGSRTSEDSRSKQGGQGRGLRGASGGYTSNFSDGGGGGRNLAMRRENGINNSAERNHAPSSQPVLQKTKANAASQVTRVPANTTHGAIATNQTNGKSGNGSGGQSLAGSVPTVPKSSSTDNNTGNQENVQPQVAPVAAATSPIQTFNSVTSTEQGKSLSSSGQILTSAAASTGHTSSLDPVLASSSSHNPGVSSSISREVGSPWMSAGTNHVKGNKVILNEASDLPPKNENSVSVNSASKMNAPYSNNVENNRFFEPSQVSTASLNGNLGSSSSSSSQPSLANVSEVPTSDACVQSSAELRQHVTFPNHFQVPKALKSGLTFGSFDTLGPNETSSSGADGDHNPSPALESSLGSDKDAISRDQTASLSQQGDQVDFQHSSPYMIEKTSAPPEGNAVTSTDLKVDHPKQEVLLAPEGHQIPNVQSAQNYYQSIILGNQQVQFEGTEPQSQETSRFTNYVPASSQTVTSPSPTPPLQSPIPVPPQSVSLFRPPYPANFFPYGHYYPPIYLSPIHQFLSHNGFPQQPSAGNMYLPAAAAAAAGIKFPLPQFKAGANTGNSAHIGIPSGSYINPPVGYAPSPAVNAGSSAGNEDISVSQLKENHIYTTAQQSEGSAVWIPAPGQDVSNLQVNSLYNLTPQGQHLTFPAPQASHGAFAGIYPPGQTVVSPSTLLQQSQAVAGPVEAVGPPSGSYHQPQPTQINWNSNF from the exons ATGAGCGGCGGTGGCGGGTCTTCTAGGGTTCCGATCCCCAACAATGTACGGAAGACCATCCATGACATCAGAGAGATCACCGGAAAACAGCACACCGACGACGAAATCTACGCCGTCCTCCGTGAATGTTCCATGGATCCCAATGAGACCGCTCAGAAGCTTCTCTATTTag ATACTTTTCATGAGGTGAGAAGGAGACGTGACAGAAAGAAGGAG GGTTTTGGGAGTAGAACCTCTGAGGATTCTCGGTCAAAGCAAGGTGGACAAGGGAGGGGGTTAAGGGGTGCTTCCGGGGGTTACACGTCCAATTTTTCTG ATGGCGGTGGCGGTGGGAGGAACCTTGCAATGCGTAGGGAAAATGGAATCAATAACAGTGCAGAGAGAAATCATGCACCCTCATCTCAGCCAGTTTTGCAGAAAACAAAAGCTAATGCAGCATCTCAAGTCACAAG AGTTCCTGCTAATACAACCCATGGTGCTATCGCTACAAATCAAACCAATGGAAAGTCTGGCAATGGTTCTGGTGGCCAATCTCTTGCAGGGAGTGTTCCAACTGTCCCTAAAAGCAGTTCCACTGATAACAACACCGGCAATCAAGAAAATGTTCAACCCCAAGTTGCTCCTGTTGCTGCAGCTACTTCCCCTATTCAAACCTTTAACTCAGTTACCAGCACTGAGCAAGGAAAGTCACTGTCAAGTTCTGGTCAAATTCTCACTTCTGCTGCTGCATCCACTGGTCATACCTCTTCTTTGGATCCTGTACTTGCATCATCTTCCTCCCATAATCCTGGTGTCAGTAGTTCTATTAGTAGGGAAGTTGGGAGTCCCTGGATGTCTGCTGGAACAAATCATGTCAAAGGGAATAAAGTTATTCTTAATGAAGCTAGTGATTTACCACCCAAAAATGAAAATTCCgtgtctgtgaattctgcaagcAAAATGAATGCCCCTTATTCAAACAATGTTGAAAACAATCGGTTCTTTGAGCCATCTCAAGTCTCAACTGCTTCTCTAAATGGAAACTTGGGGTCATCTTCTAGCTCCAGTAGCCAGCCATCTCTGG CTAATGTTTCCGAGGTTCCAACTTCTGATGCTTGTGTGCAATCTTCAGCCGAATTGAGGCAACATGTTACTTTTCCTAATCATTTCCAAGTACCCAAGGCTTTAAAAAGTGGTCTGACATTTGGAAGCTTTGATACCTTGGGTCCAAATGAAACATCTAGCAGTGGAGCTGATGGTGACCATAACCCTTCTCCTGCTCTTGAATCTTCTCTTGGAAGCGACAAAGATGCCATCTCTAG GGACCAAACTGCATCGTTGAGTCAACAAGGGGATCAAGTTGATTTTCAACATTCTTCGCCCTATATGATTGAAAAGACATCTGCTCCACCAGAAGGCAATGCTGTAACTAGCACTGACTTGAAGGTTGATCATCCAAAGCAGGAGGTATTGTTGGCTCCAGAGGGCCATCAAATTCCCAACGTTCAAAGTGCTCAAAACTATTACCAGTCCATCATTTTAGGGAATCAGCAAGTTCAATTTGAGGGAACTGAACCTCAATCTCAAGAAACATCTCGTTTTACTAACTATGTT CCTGCAAGTTCCCAGACCGTCACTAGCCCTAGCCCAACTCCACCTCTGCAGAGCCCTATTCCTGTACCTCCACAATCAGTTTCCCTTTTCAGGCCACCTTACCCGGCCAACTTCTTTCCATATGGCCACTATTACCCTCCAATTTATCTGTCTCCAATACACCAATTTTTAAGCCATAATGGCTTCCCTCAACAGCCATCAGCTGGCAACATGTATCTACCCGCAGCTGCTGCTGCTGCAGCCGGGATCAAATTCCCTCTCCCTCAATTCAAGGCTGGAGCGAACACAGGAAATTCAGCCCATATTGGAATTCCTTCTGGATCTTATATCAACCCTCCTGTTGGATATGCACCTAGTCCAGCCGTTAATGCAGGAAGCTCAGCTGGAAATGAAGATATTTCTGTGTCTCAATTGAAGGAAAACCATATCTATACAACTGCACAACAG AGTGAAGGATCTGCTGTCTGGATACCTGCTCCAGGCCAAGATGTATCAAATTTGCAAGTTAATTCTCTGTACAACCTCACTCCTCAGGGACAACATCTTACATTCCCCGCGCCTCAGGCCAGCCATGGGGCGTTTGCAGGCATCTATCCTCCGGGGCAGACGGTAGTTTCGCCTTCAACACTTTTGCAACAGTCTCAGGCTGTGGCTGGGCCTGTCGAAGCTGTAGGACCCCCTTCAGGCTCTTACCATCAGCCTCAGCCTACACAGATCAATTGGAATTCTAATTTTTAG
- the LOC107608674 gene encoding ER membrane protein complex subunit 8/9 homolog has translation MGSSSGDLRYELSQNAYIKLVLHSLNHPTSSVNGVLIGRISPSNDAVLIDDAVPLFHSHLGLLPQLEISLMLIEEYFSAKGLNIVGYFHANERSDDYELGGVAKNIGDHICRYFPQAAILLLDNKKLEALKKSKDRSAVTQLYVRDASKNWKLVQSEGNSRFSLREPSANLILLDYISTEKWKGIVDFDDHLDDISKDWLNPGLFN, from the exons ATGGGTAGCAGCAGCGGCGATCTGAGGTACGAGCTGTCACAGAACGCATACATAAAGCTCGTTCTTCACTCACTCAATCACCCTACTTCCTCCGTCAACGGTGTCCTCATCGGCCGCATCTCCCCTTCAAACGACGCCGTTCTCATCGACGATGCCGTCCCTCTCTTCCACTCTCACCTCGGTCTCCTCCCTCAATTGGAGATCTCTCTCATGCtc ATAGAGGAGTATTTCTCTGCTAAAGGGTTGAACATAGTTGGCTATTTTCATGCAAATGAGAGGTCTGATGACTATGAGCTTGGTGGTGTTGCTAAGAATATTGGCGATCATATATGCCGCTACTTTCCTCAAGCCGCCATTCTCTTG TTAGATAACAAGAAGCTTGAAGCTTTGAAAAAGAGCAAGGATCGTAGCGCTGTAACGCAG CTTTATGTTAGGGATGCATCTAAGAACTGGAAGTTGGTTCAGTCGGAAGGGAACAGTCGATTCTCTCTCAGAGAGCCATCAGCAAATCTGATCTTGTTGGACTATATTTCAACCGAGAAATGGAAGGGTATTGTAGATTTCGATGATCATCTTGATGATATAAGCAA ggaTTGGCTAAATCCAGGGCTCTTCAATTGA